The following are encoded together in the Triticum dicoccoides isolate Atlit2015 ecotype Zavitan chromosome 6B, WEW_v2.0, whole genome shotgun sequence genome:
- the LOC119320966 gene encoding putative homeobox-leucine zipper protein HOX26 — MSTVTTISSTSKESLEVEELVDTRLSLVIGAGSQPPPAPEAAGHVAGNIGRKNGERWIGGGSARQHGKRARAVHGGSDIDDDDDGGDAVGRARKKLRLTAEQAALLEKSVRAHNVLSHGEKHDLAGQLGLKPRQVEVWFQNRRARTKLKQTELDCELLRRWCERLSDDNARLRRELAETRAVLLVGGAQDLTFTGCPSCNRLAGGRRAA, encoded by the exons ATGTCTACCGTGACGACCATAAGCAGCACAAGCAAGGAGTCGCTGGAGGTGGAAGAGCTTGTCGACACAAGGCTGTCGCTCGTGATCGGCGCCGGAAGCCAACCGCCGCCGGCGCCAGAGGCAGCGGGTCATGTGGCGGGAAATATCGGAAGGAAGAACGGGGAGAGGTGGATAGGCGGCGGTAGTGCAAGGCAGCATGGCAAGAGGGCCAGGGCTGTGCACGGCGGCAGCGacatcgacgacgacgacgacggaggGGACGCAGTCGGCCGCGCCAGGAAGAAGCTCCGGCTCACCGCGGAGCAGGCGGCGCTGCTGGAGAAAAGCGTCCGAGCCCACAACGTCCTCTCCCAT GGTGAGAAGCACGATCTTGCGGGGCAGCTTGGGTTGAAGCCGAGGCAGGTGGAGGTGTGGTTCCAGAACAGGAGGGCGCGGACCAAGCTCAAGCAGACGGAGCTCGACTGCGAGCTGCTGCGCCGGTGGTGCGAGCGCCTCAGCGACGACAACGCGCGGCTCCGGCGAGAGCTCGCCGAGACACGCGCGGTCCTCCTCGTCGGCGGTGCACAGGACTTGACGTTCACGGGGTGTCCTTCCTGCAACAGGCTCGCCGGCGGCCGGAGGGCGGCCTAG